Proteins from a genomic interval of Candidatus Babela massiliensis:
- the infA gene encoding translation initiation factor IF-1: MKSNQKDDIIKVDGIVKETLPNAMFKVEIEGGHIVLAHVSGKMRMNFIRILPGDRVALELSLYDLTRGRIVLRYKN, from the coding sequence ATGAAATCTAATCAAAAAGATGATATAATTAAAGTTGATGGTATTGTAAAAGAAACTTTACCAAACGCTATGTTCAAAGTTGAGATTGAAGGTGGGCATATTGTACTAGCACATGTCTCTGGTAAGATGAGAATGAATTTTATTCGTATTTTGCCGGGTGATAGAGTAGCACTAGAGCTTTCTTTGTATGACTTGACTCGAGGACGTATTGTTTTAAGATATAAAAATTAA
- a CDS encoding adenylate kinase family protein: MKLDTSNIIVFLGPPGSGKGTLSRLCVNRLAWTQFSTGDLCREHITNKTELGKNIDFIIKSGKLISDSLIIKMVEKELEKQFKNQSKVILDGFPRTKEQAVALSNILKASCFNQVKLNIVKLDIPDSDIILRLSKRMICSDKKCQTIYSLSDISLRPKVENICDNCSSNLIKRIDDEIDAILDRLKIYHLHENDIIDFFHNKGHKIITLSVNRPVEDIYRDFLTKLNIN; the protein is encoded by the coding sequence ATGAAATTGGATACAAGTAATATTATAGTATTTTTGGGACCGCCTGGTTCTGGCAAAGGAACTTTATCAAGATTATGTGTAAATCGCTTGGCATGGACTCAGTTCTCTACAGGCGATTTATGCAGAGAACATATTACAAATAAGACAGAATTAGGCAAAAATATAGATTTTATTATAAAATCTGGTAAACTTATATCTGATAGCCTTATTATAAAAATGGTTGAGAAAGAGCTTGAAAAACAGTTTAAGAATCAATCTAAAGTAATATTGGATGGGTTTCCAAGAACAAAAGAACAAGCTGTAGCTTTGAGCAATATATTAAAAGCATCTTGCTTCAATCAGGTGAAGTTAAATATTGTAAAATTAGATATTCCTGATTCAGATATAATTCTTCGTTTATCCAAACGTATGATATGTAGCGATAAAAAATGTCAGACAATATATTCACTTAGTGATATTTCTCTAAGACCAAAAGTAGAAAATATTTGTGATAATTGTTCATCTAATTTAATAAAGCGCATTGATGATGAAATCGATGCAATATTAGATCGTTTAAAAATATATCATTTACATGAGAATGATATTATTGATTTTTTCCATAATAAAGGCCACAAGATAATAACTTTATCTGTAAATAGGCCTGTTGAAGATATATATCGAGATTTTTTAACTAAATTAAACATTAACTAA
- the rpsM gene encoding 30S ribosomal protein S13, with protein MARIEGVNLPRQKRIEYGLTYIYGIGLKSSQDILHKLSIALDKRVKDLSDEEVATIQKEITNNYLTEGDLRKEIRQNIRRLQEINSYRGTRHKKSLPARGQRTKTNARTRKGPRKAGSAVALKRKVTKK; from the coding sequence ATGGCTAGAATTGAAGGTGTTAATCTTCCACGTCAAAAACGTATAGAATATGGATTAACATACATATATGGTATAGGTTTAAAGTCTTCTCAAGATATTTTACATAAGCTTAGCATAGCATTAGATAAGCGTGTAAAAGATTTAAGTGATGAAGAAGTTGCTACTATTCAAAAAGAAATTACTAATAATTACTTGACAGAAGGTGATTTGCGTAAAGAAATAAGGCAAAATATTCGTCGTCTTCAGGAAATTAATTCTTATAGAGGAACAAGACATAAAAAATCTTTACCAGCACGTGGTCAAAGAACAAAAACTAACGCTCGTACTCGTAAGGGTCCACGTAAAGCGGGATCTGCAGTTGCTTTAAAGCGTAAAGTTACTAAAAAATAA
- the rpmJ gene encoding 50S ribosomal protein L36, translating into MKVRTSVKAICRDCRVVNRKGRVHVLCKKKPRHKQRQG; encoded by the coding sequence ATGAAAGTAAGAACATCTGTTAAGGCGATTTGCAGAGACTGTCGTGTGGTTAATCGCAAAGGCAGGGTACACGTTTTGTGTAAGAAAAAACCTCGACATAAGCAACGTCAAGGTTAA
- the rpsK gene encoding 30S ribosomal protein S11 has protein sequence MSYKKKTKKQKRQIDSAIAHVKSTFNNTLVSITTEDGDVLLRSSSGALGFKGARKGTPFVASQIGTNLAKEMVAMGIKSLEVNLQGPGSGRDSIVRAFQSSGLNISTLRDVTPLPHNGCRAPKKRRV, from the coding sequence ATGTCATATAAGAAAAAGACAAAAAAGCAGAAGAGACAGATAGACTCTGCTATAGCGCATGTTAAATCTACTTTTAATAATACTCTTGTTTCTATTACAACTGAAGATGGAGACGTTTTATTGCGTTCAAGTTCCGGGGCTTTAGGTTTTAAAGGTGCTCGAAAAGGAACTCCTTTTGTTGCATCCCAAATAGGAACAAACCTCGCTAAAGAAATGGTAGCAATGGGAATTAAGAGTCTTGAAGTTAATCTTCAAGGACCTGGTTCTGGAAGAGATTCGATCGTTAGAGCGTTTCAATCTTCCGGGTTAAATATCTCAACTTTAAGAGATGTTACTCCTTTACCACATAATGGTTGTCGTGCGCCTAAAAAGCGAAGAGTATAG
- the map gene encoding type I methionyl aminopeptidase — MITIKNKDVIEKMAVAGNLLAHMFKDIEALLVADNSTLEIDKWIENYLKSNNLVSCSKGYMGYKHSSCISVNQEVVHGIPGNYKLKNGDLVKVDVCASYKSYCADMARCFFVNNEASLEARNLVSVATEALNKGIDKARPLNRLTDISAAIQAEVEKHGYGIVREFAGHGIGKKMHEDPEILNYGKAGCGPVIKEGMAFAIEPMITMKDHRIVILKDGWTVKTADNSLAAHVEDTVVVTNQGPRIITRL; from the coding sequence ATGATAACTATAAAAAATAAAGATGTAATAGAAAAGATGGCTGTCGCAGGAAATCTTTTAGCTCATATGTTCAAGGACATAGAAGCATTGCTTGTTGCTGACAATTCTACTTTAGAGATAGATAAGTGGATAGAAAATTATTTAAAGAGTAATAATCTAGTTTCTTGTTCTAAAGGCTATATGGGATATAAGCATTCAAGCTGCATCTCTGTTAATCAGGAAGTTGTTCATGGAATTCCTGGTAATTATAAATTAAAAAATGGTGATTTAGTTAAAGTTGATGTTTGTGCTTCATATAAATCTTATTGTGCTGATATGGCACGTTGTTTTTTTGTAAATAATGAGGCCTCTTTAGAAGCTAGAAATTTGGTCTCTGTAGCAACAGAAGCTCTTAATAAGGGTATAGATAAAGCTAGGCCTTTGAATAGATTAACGGATATTTCAGCGGCTATACAAGCTGAAGTTGAAAAGCATGGCTATGGTATAGTAAGAGAATTTGCAGGTCATGGAATTGGTAAAAAGATGCATGAAGATCCGGAGATTCTTAATTATGGTAAAGCGGGTTGTGGTCCTGTAATTAAAGAAGGTATGGCTTTTGCAATAGAGCCCATGATTACTATGAAAGATCATAGAATAGTTATTTTAAAAGATGGCTGGACAGTAAAAACAGCTGATAATAGTCTAGCAGCTCATGTAGAAGATACGGTAGTAGTTACTAATCAAGGGCCAAGGATAATAACGAGATTATAG
- the secY gene encoding preprotein translocase subunit SecY: MILLKNFRNIFKIPELTKKLLVTLGILIVHRIGSYIPAIGVNGEYLAQYLAKSQTVSGFLKYFDIFSGGSLERFTLFSLSIGPYINASIIMQMLTLTIPSLEQLSKEGDYGRKVINQYTRYLALFISIAYALGAALFLNHQNTLDPNLLIQPGWGFIFIFTLSIAVGSMFVMWLGEQISLFGIGNGSSMIIFAGIVSRLPATVLAIVQAGMSHPIKVLLVLILFILITGSIVYLEKADRKIPVQYARRIIGQRVYGGQSTYIPFKINTSGIMPVIFAQALLNIPPFLIGILGIKWLSNVFSPGGALYNALEFALIIFFTYFYTAVAFNPTELADNIKKSGGFIPGIRPGKQTADYFDFILNRIGLVGAVYLGFLAIAPGILSRILNIPFIPGTSLLIMVSVALEMSAQIESYLIEHKYEGFLTTGRIKR, translated from the coding sequence GTGATTTTGTTAAAGAATTTCAGAAATATATTTAAAATACCAGAGCTTACCAAAAAACTTTTAGTAACTTTGGGTATTTTAATTGTGCATCGTATTGGCTCATATATTCCAGCTATTGGTGTAAATGGCGAATATCTTGCTCAATATCTGGCTAAATCTCAAACAGTAAGCGGTTTTCTTAAATATTTTGATATATTCTCAGGCGGTTCATTAGAAAGGTTTACATTATTCTCGCTTAGTATAGGGCCATATATTAATGCCTCTATTATAATGCAGATGTTAACTTTAACTATTCCATCGCTTGAGCAGTTATCAAAAGAAGGAGATTATGGGCGTAAGGTTATAAATCAATATACTAGGTATTTAGCTTTATTTATAAGTATAGCATATGCACTTGGTGCTGCTTTGTTTTTAAATCATCAAAATACGCTAGATCCTAATTTATTGATACAACCAGGTTGGGGTTTTATTTTTATATTTACTCTTTCTATTGCTGTTGGATCTATGTTTGTTATGTGGTTAGGAGAGCAAATATCACTTTTTGGTATAGGAAATGGCAGTTCCATGATCATATTTGCTGGAATTGTTTCTAGGCTTCCAGCGACAGTTTTAGCAATTGTTCAAGCTGGTATGTCTCATCCTATTAAAGTGTTATTAGTGCTTATCTTATTCATTTTAATTACAGGATCTATAGTATACTTGGAAAAAGCAGATAGAAAAATTCCTGTACAGTATGCAAGACGTATAATAGGTCAAAGAGTTTATGGTGGTCAAAGTACTTATATACCATTTAAAATTAATACATCGGGAATTATGCCTGTGATTTTTGCACAAGCTCTTCTTAATATACCTCCATTTCTTATAGGGATTTTAGGAATAAAATGGTTATCCAATGTATTTAGTCCTGGTGGAGCCTTATATAATGCTTTAGAGTTTGCTTTGATTATATTCTTTACATATTTTTATACGGCTGTGGCCTTTAATCCTACTGAGCTTGCTGATAATATTAAAAAAAGTGGGGGCTTTATTCCAGGTATTAGACCAGGAAAACAAACTGCTGATTACTTTGATTTTATTCTAAATCGCATAGGTTTAGTAGGTGCTGTATATTTAGGATTTCTTGCAATAGCACCTGGAATTTTAAGTCGCATTCTTAATATTCCATTTATACCAGGAACCTCTTTGTTAATTATGGTAAGTGTAGCATTAGAAATGTCTGCTCAAATTGAATCATACTTAATAGAACATAAGTACGAAGGGTTTTTAACAACAGGTAGAATAAAGAGGTAA